CCGAACAGGCTGCCCAGCTCATCGACAACACGCTCGATCTGGTGCATCAGCGCCTGATGGATCTGGAGTCGCAATCCCTCGACCACGAGCACCGGGCCCTGGCGGCGGAATTCCGTGAGTGGCGTCAACCCTCCGGCGGCCACATCGATCTGATGGTGTTTCCCGGGCTGGCCGAATCCTGAGGTTTCAGTCTCCATCCGGGAGCCGCTTTTCCCAGAACTGGGCCCGGCCCATGGCGGGGTCCAGTTGATACGCCCGGAAGCCCGCACGTGTGTAGACGGCCTGGGCGGACCTGTTGCCTTCCAGCACTTCCAGGGTGAGCTTGCAGCAGCCGAGCCGCCGGGCGATCACTTCGGCCCGCTGCAGCAGTCGCCGGGCCACCCCCTGCCGGCGGAATCCCTCGGCCACCACCAGATCGTGGACGTTGAGCAGGGGCCGGCAGGCGAAGGTGGAGAAGCCCTCCAGGCTGATCAGGAGCCCGGCCGGCTCCTGCGCTGCGTAGGCCAGGATGACGTGCGCTGAAGGGCGCCTCGCCAGGGCCTCAATCAGATTCGCCCGGGTGAACTCGGAGAGGTCGTGGCCTCCACCCATGGGGTCGCGGGCATAGATCTCCATCAGGGCCAGCAGTGCCGCGCCATCGACCGGGTTGTTGAGGTCGGCCTCGCGAATCTCGATCAGGGGTGACGGGGCCACGGGGATGTCCGGCATCGGTGTTGCGGCCTTCAGGAGGCCCGCTGGCGGCGCTCCAGCCACCGCAGGCAGAGGAAACCGCTGAGCGTGGCCGCCACCACCCCCACGACCGCCGAGCCGAGCAGCAGGCGGGAGGTGAAGTCCCATCCCAGCTGGCGCAGGGTCTCGTGGTGCAGGGTCAACCGTCCCGGCCAGCCCCTGCCGGGCCCCAGCAGCAGGCTGCCCAGCTGGTAGTTGAACCAGATCATGGGGATGTCGGTGATCGGATTGCTGATCCAGGTGCCGGCGGCGGCGAGCAGGTGGTTGCCCCGCACCAGGCTGGCCAGCGCCACCCCCAGCAGGGTCTGGAAGCCGAAGATCGGGAAACAGCCCATGAACACCCCGGCCGCCAGCCCCCGGGCCCGCTGGCCATGGCTGCCCTCCTGGCGCCAGACCCACTCAATGGCCTGGCGGAGCTTTCGTCGCACGGTCCGCACCAGCCGCGGCAGGGACAGAGACTGGGGGCGAAACGGTGCCATGCGACCAGTGACGCGGGGTGAGGGCACGGATGGGCCGAACCCTAACGGGGATACCATCGCCGCCATCGCCACCGCCGTGGCCGCGGGGGCCGGCAGCGTGGCGATCGTGCGCCTCTCGGGCCCGGCGGCCGAGGCGATCGGGCGGCGCCTGTTCGAGGCTCCGGGCCCCCAGGTCTGGGAGAGCCACCGGGTGCTCTACGGCCACGTGGTGGATCCGGCCGATGGGCGGCGGGTGGATGAGGCCCTGCTGCTGCCGATGCGGGCCCCGCGCAGCTTCACCCGGGAGGACGTGGTGGAGTTCCACTGCCACGGGGGGCTGGTCGCCGTGCGGCGGGTGCTGGAGCTGGTGCTGGCCGCCGGCGCCCGCCTGGCCGGCCCGGGGGAATTCAGCCAACGGGCGTTTCTGAACGGCCGCCTCGATCTCACCCGCGCCGAGGCCGTCGCCGAGATGATCGCCGCCCGCAGCCAGCGGGCGGCCGAGCTGGCCATGGCCGGCCTCGACGGCGGCCTTCAGCGCCGCATCAGCGGTCTGCGGGAGCGCCTGCTCGACCAGCTGGCCGAACTGGAGGCCAGGGTCGACTTCGAGGAGGACCTGCCCCCCCTCGACGGGACGCTGGTGCGGGCCGAGCTAGAGGCGGTGCGGGGCGAGCTGGAGCGGCTGGTGGCCGAATCCCGCCAGGGGGAGCTGCTGCGCGAGGGCCTGCGGGTGGCCATCGTCGGCCGTCCCAACGTGGGAAAATCGAGCCTGCTCAACCTGCTCAGCCGCCGCGAGCGGGCCATCGTCACCGACCTGCCCGGCACCACCCGCGACCTGCTCGAAAGCGACCTGGTGCTCGATGGGGTGCCTCTCACCCTGCTCGACACCGCCGGGATCCGTGCGACGGACGACCGGGTGGAGCGGCTGGGCATCGAACGCAGCCGCCAGGCCCTGGCCGGAGCCGATGCGGTGCTGCTGCTCTTCGATCGGGTGGCCGGCTGGTCCGCCGCCGACCAGGAGCTCAGGGAGCTCGTGCCCGAGGGGGTGCCCCTGCTGCTGGTGGGCAACAAGTGCGATGCCCTGCCGCCGGGGGCCGCTCCGACCGGCGTCCCGTCGGCACCGCGGGAGGCTCCCCTGGTGACCATCAGCGCCCTCACCGGCGCGGGTCGCGACGACCTGGTGGCGGCCCTGCTGGGCCTCTGCGGCGCCGGCGACGTCCAGGGGCTGCAGGTGGCCCTCAACGGCCGGCAGCGGGAGCTGGCCGCGGCGGCGGCCACCAGCCTGGAGCGAACGCTGGAGACCGCCGCGCTGGATCTGCCCTGGGACTTCTGGACCATCGACCTGCGCGGCGCCATCGCCGGCCTCGGGGCGATCACCGGCGAGGAAGTGAGCGAGGCGGTGCTGGAGCGGATCTTCTCCCGCTTCTGCATCGGCAAGTAGCTCCCGGCGATGACAGGCCACCTCCGGCTGCCATCACGAAACGCTCACCCCTGTTGACCGCTTAACCTCCAGCGCCAATGCTTTGGGAAACGATTCCCAGCGTCGAATGCAAACGGTCGACTGGCTCTGGATCCTGCACCCCGCCCTGGCGGTGGTGCTGATCTATCCCCTGATCGGCATGGTGGTGCGGCTCGGGGTCCAGGCCCGCCAGCGCCGGGTCGAGAAGGCCAAGCTGCCCCCCACCACCGGCCGCGACCACGCCGACCTGGGCCAGTGGCTCTCGGCGGGGGTGGTGCTGGTGGTGCTCGTGGCCCTCACGGTGGTGATCGTCACCAAGCAGCCGGCGGAGGGCTTCACGGGCGGCCCCGGCCGCGCCCTGCAGCTGCTGCTGGTGCTGGTGGGCACGGTGGTCTCCCTTCTCGCCCTCTGGCGGGTGAAGGCCAAGGGCTACCGGCTCGTCTTCGCCCTGCTCACCTGGGCCGGGGTGCTCGGCCTCGGCGCCCAGCCGGAGGTGTGGCGCCTCAGCGACAACCCTCTGAGCCCCGAGTTCTGGCAGTCCCACTACTGGGCCGGGGTCGGGGTGGTGGGGCTGATGATCTTCTCCCTGGCCGCCCGCCCGGAGATCCTCAAGGATCTGCGCTGGCGACGGATCCACCTGAGCGCCTCGATCCTGGCGGCGGTGCTGTTCGTGGCGCAGGGGATCACCGGCAGTCGCGACCTGCTGGAGATTCCCCTGGCCTGGCAGAAGCCCACCATCTATGCCTGTGATCCGGTGAAGCGGGTCTGTCCGCCCTTCGCCCCGCCCCCGGTGCCGGCCCCTCCGGCCGGACCGGCCGGCAGCTGAGGCCGCCCGTGATGCCACCCGGTGGGGCCCCGGCCCCGGTGCTCTCCTTCACCCCGGCGCTCGAGGCCCAGCTGCGTCAGTGGCTAGATGAGGACCTCGGCCGCGGCGACCTGACGGCTCCGGCCCTGGTCGGCCGCAGCGGCCGGGCCCATTGGGTGACCCGCGCCGACGGGGTCTTCTGCGGCGGGGTGCTGGTGGGGCCGCTGCTGGCGATCCTCGATCCCCGGGCGTCGGTGCGGCTGCTGGTGGGTGACGGGGAGCCGGTGCTGGCCGGCCAGCGGCTGCTGGAGCTGGAGGGGCCGGCGGCCGCCCTGGTGGCGGTGGAGCGCACGGCCCTCAACCTGGCCATGCGCCTGTCCGGCATCGCCACCGCCACCGACGCCCTAGTGCGGGTGCTGGCGGGCACCGGCGTGCGCCTGGCCGACACCCGCAAGACCACCCCCGGCCTGCGGGTGCTGGAGAAATACGCCGTGCGCTGCGGCGGCGGCTGCAACCACCGTCTCGGCCTCGACGATGCCGCCATGCTCAAGGAGAACCACCTGGCCTGGTCCGGCGGGGTGACGGCCGCGGTCGCGGCGGTGCGGGCCTCGGCCCCCTGGCCGGCGCGGCTGATCGTGGAGGCCGAAACCGCCGCCGAAGCGGAAGCGGCGGTGCGGGCCGGGGCCGATGCGGTGCTCCTTGACGACTTTGCCCCCGCGGCCCTGGCGGACCTGGTGCCCCGGCTGCGGGCCCTGGCGCCGGCGGTGGTGCTGGAGGCCTCCGGGGTGCGGCCCGAGCAGCTGGCCGCCTATGCCGCCACCGGCATCGACCTGATCTCCACCAGTGCCCCGATCACCCGCAGCCCCTGGCTGGATCTGAGCATGCGCTTCGCGGCGACGCTGGCCTGAGCCCCGGCCCAAGAGCCTGCCCGCAGCGTGGCCTGCGTTTCAAGCCCGGAAGCTTCCGTGGGCAAGCCCGGCAACCGCCATTAAGGTGCAGCACGTGCACGGATCGGCGAATGGATTCTCCCGCTGCGGTGGCCCCCGGTTCCCTCCGATCCCGCCGCGGCAGGGCTCTGGCCCTGGGCTCCCTGGCCTGCCTCTGCTCCCTGGGGCTGCCGGCCCGCGCGGCCGAAGCCGTGCTGGAGCAGGCGGCCAAGACCGGTGAGGTGCTGATGGTGGGTCCCGCCGACAGCCCGCCGCTGATCCGGATGGGGCCGAAGGGGGAGCCGGAGGGCTACGCCATCGACCTGGCCCGCCGTATCGATCGCCAGCTCAAGGCGGAGCTCGGTGAGTCGGTGCGGATCCGCTTCGCCCCCGTCGACAACACCGGCGTCACGGTGGAGGCCGTCGCCAGTGGCCGGGCCGGCCTGGCCTGCGGGGTGCCCTTCAGCTGGGAGCGGGAGAAGCTGGTGGACTTCTCCCTGCCCATCGGTCTCTCCGGCCTGAGGCTGCTCACCCGCAGCGGCGGCCTCGACGGGTCCCCCGCCTCCCTCGCCGGTCAGCCAATCGCGGTGGTGGAGGGTTCGCTCGGGGCCGGCTTCCTCGGCTCCCTCCAGCCCAGCGCCAAGGCGGTGAGCTTCCCCACCCTGCCCCAGGCCGTCACGGCCCTGGAGCAGAAGAAGGTGGCGGGGGTGCTGGGCGATGCCAACGTGCTGGCCGGCCTGCGGCACGAGCGCCGGCTCTCCGGCGTGGCCCTGGTGCCTGAGCAGCCCTACGTGAGCTACGGCGTCGGCTGCATCGTGCCGGAGAACAATTCCCGGCTGCTGAACGTGGTCAACCTGGCCATCGCCAGCCTCTTCCAGGGCTACCTGGAGGGTCGCCCCGATGCGGTGGCCAGCGTCGCCCCCTGGTTCGGCCCCACCGGTGTGCTGGCGGTCCCCAGCGAGCGGATGCGGGCTTTCTTCGAATCGGTGCTGATCAGCCGCGAAGGCCTCCAGCTGGTGGCCCCCGCGCCGGCGCCCCGTCCCTGAACCGTCCGGTTCCGCCCCACCCTTCCGCCTCCCCGTTCCCTCCTGGCAGCAACCCGATGACGAACCACCCCCGTTCCGGTCTGTTCGGTTTCCTGCTGTTGCTGGCCGCCCTGGCGCCGGCCGGCGCCGGGGCCAGGGCGGTGATCGACGGACCCTCCCGGCCCGCGACGGCCGCCCCGTCCTCGTCCCCCCTGGAGGCGGCGCCCGGCTCCATCGACGCCCGGCTGCGGCGCATCTCGGAGGCCATGGGACACGCCTCCGGTCAGCCCGCGGGGGCGGAGGGCCGGGCCAAGGCCCCTGACGGCCGCCTCGGCTACATCTTCGTGAACGGGGGCGGGCCCCGCTTCGGCTGGGGCAACGGCGGCTTCCGTAACGGCGGCTGGGGCAATGGCGGTTTCCGCAACGGCGGCTGGGGCAACGGTGGCTTCCGTAATGGCGGCTGGGGCAACGGCGGCTTCCGCAATGGCGGCTTCCGCAACTTCTGGTGACCGCCACTGGCGCCCCGCCACCGGCCAACCCGGAAGGATTCGGGCCGCTGCAGCTGCTGGTGGTGCAGCCGACGCCCTACTGCAACCTCGACTGCGATTACTGCTACCTGCCCAACCGCGACGACCGGCAGCGGTTATCGCTGGAGCTGCTGGAGGCCGCCCTGGAGCGGGTGCTCGAGAGCCCGTATGTGGGCGGTGACTTCACCCTCCTGTGGCACGCCGGTGAACCGCTCACCGTGCCGATCGCCTTTTACGACGAGGCGACGGCGTGTGTGCGGCGGGCGCTGGAGGGCTGGGCCGGGGAGCCGCTGACGATCCACCAGTCGGTGCAGACCAACGCCACGCTGATCAACGAGGCCTGGTGCGACTGCTTCGAGCGCAACGGCATCGCCGTGGGCGTGAGCATGGACGGGCCGGCCTTCCTGCACGACGTCCACCGCCGCACCCGCACCGGCCTGGGCACCCATGCCGCCACGCTCCGTGGCATCGAACACCTGCGCCGCCGCCGCATCCCCTTCCAGGTGATCGCGGTGATCACCGAGGAGTCCCTCGGCCACGCCGACGCGCTTTTTGCCTTCTTCGTGGAGAACGGCATCACCGACGTGGCCTTCAACATGGAGGAGACCGAAGGGGAGAACCGCGTCTCCACCCTCAGCCGCCCCCGGGCCGAGGCCGCCTATCGCCGTTTTCTGGAGCGCTTCTGGGCGCTGTGGCAGGAGCAACCCGAACGGATGCGGGTGCGGGAGTTCGAGGGCATCTGCAGCCTGGCCCAGGCCGATGCCCGGCTGGAGTGCACCGACATGAACAACCCCTTCGCCATCGTCAACGTGGATGCGCGGGGCCGGATCTCCACCTTCGATCCGGAGTTGCTGGCGGTGCAGACCGACACCTACGGCGACTTCGTGCTGGGCCATGTGCAGCACGACAGCCTGGTGTCGATCGCTGAAAGCGCCAAGTTCCGGCGGATCCTGGCGGACATGCGCGCCGGCACCGAGCGCTGCCGGGCGGAGTGTGCCTACTTCGGCCTCTGCGGCGGCGGCGCCGGCAGCAACAAGTACTGGGAGCACGGCACTTTCGCCTGCAGCGAAACCCAGGCCTGCCGTTACCGGATCAAGATCACCGCCGATGTGGTCCTTGACGGCCTGGAGGAGGCGCTGGGTCTGGCTCGCTGAGCCCGCCAGGCCTCGCTCAAACCAGCGTCGAGCTGGCGATCAGCCAGGGGGTGGCCTCCAGAGGCTCGGTGAAGCCGACCAGTGGCTCCCCGTAGCCGGAGAGACCTGGCTGCAGGGGCGACAGGGGTTCCCCGCCCAAGGCCGGATCCGCGGACAGCCCCGCTTCGATGGGGGCGAAGTCATGGTCGAAGCCATGGTCGAACGCGTGAGCGAGCTCCGGGGCCAGGCTGACCTCGCCTCCGATGATGGGGTCCTCCAGGCTGCGGGAGGATCTCCCGGCCCCGGTGGTGGCCAGGAAGACCAGCCGGTCCACGAACAGGGTGTCGTAGGTCCCGTCCTCCCTGCTGGTCTTGGTGTCGAGGGCCCGGACGAACATCCTGCCGCTGACAGGGCTGGCCAGATTGAGGGTGTAGGTGCTCTCGGTGCCACTGCGGATCGTGAAAGCCGTTGTCCAGGATCTGCCGTTGGAGGAGTACTGGATCTGAAAGCTTTCGGAGGAGCTGGCCGTGCGGTATCCCTCGAAGACCAGCTGGTTGGCCCCGCTGAGGTTGTCGAAGGTCCACTGGTAGGCGTTGAGGGTGGAGACGATGCCCTTGTTGGTTCTCTGGGCCCCTTCGGTGATCGCCAGGCGTTGATCGTCGCTGCCGTGGATCGCCGTCAGGCTTCCCGCCACCGTCGGCGCGTTGCTGTAGGTGATGTTGTTTGCGAATCCCCCGGCCGAGGCCTGGAAGGTCACCGGGACGGTCGTGGTGGTGGTTGTCGTGGTGGCCACCTCGTTGTCGCTGTTCTGGATCGTGACCGCAGGGCCGCTCAGTCCCTGGAAGGCGGGATCGGCGCTGGAGGTGCTCATCAGGATGCTGTAGGTCTGGCTGCCGTCGAGGAGGGTGTCGTCCACCCCCTGCACCGTGACCGTCTGGGGCGTCTGCCAGTTCGCGGCGGTGAACAGGAGGGTGCTGGTCAACACCAGGCCCTCGGTGGCGTCGCTGCTGCTGAACCGAACCGTAACGTCACTGGAGGGGGCCCTGGAGAGCGCCACCTGGAAGCTGGCCGCGCCGCCGGCCTCGGTGGTCACCAGGCCCGTGGCGCCCGACACCACGAGGGTGGGTGCCGGCGGCGGCGGCGGGGTGGTGAAGGTCCCGGAGGTGGCCTGGACGGTGCCGCTGACCATGTATTGGCCGAGGCTGGCGTAGTCGGTGTACCCGTTGGGGGAGCTGGCCATGGGGGTGCCGGCACCCACGCCGTCGATGCCCAGGTAGTAAGTCCCCTCGCTCAGGTTCAGGGAGAAGCTGGCCGTGGTGAGGTCGGCCGGGTTGAAGATCTGGAGGACGCTGCCATCGGCCCTGTAGAGGGTCGCGCCAATGTCCAGGTTGGCGCCGCGGGATGTGAGGTATTCGGTGGTGTAGCTGCCGCCGCTGCCGACGAAGGCCCTGGAGGCGTTGACGATGTTGAAGCTCACCAGACCGGCGCCGGTATCGAAGCGGAACATGTCCACATCGGTGTTCCGCTCGATCACCCCGAAGCTGCTGAAGCTCAGTCCGGTGAGCGCCGTGGCGGTGCTGAAGGCGTTGCCATGGTCATCGGCCCGATAGGTGAAGCCGTTGCCGGTGGTGATCGTGGCCAGGTCGTCCTGGGTGTTGTTGGCGCCGAAATACTCCCCTTTGCTCCACTGGGTCAGGTTCTCGTCGTCGCCCAGCCAGGCCGCGCCCATGATCGTGCCCCAGCTGGTGGGCCCGGCACCGCCGTGGCCGCCGTAGTAGGTGGTGGAGCCGGCGCCATCGTGGCTGAGGCCAAGGGTGTGGCCGACTTCGTGGCTGGCTGTCTCGGCGGCGGTGTATTCGCCCCGGTTGAACACCAGGGCGACGTCGTCGGTGCTCCAGTTGAAGCTGTTGTAGTAGGCGGTGCCGCCACCACCGGCATTGGTGATGGCCGTGCCGGTGAGCAGGTTGAGATTGCTGGTGAAAGCCACGCGGATGCCCCAGCGCTCATCGCCGGTGCCGGATTTGCGCAGGTTTTCGCTGCCCGGATCCTCGGTGGTGACGTTGACATGGAAGGGCGCGAAGTCTTCGGCGACCCGTTGCCAGATCCGCTGGATTTCCGTGAGCGCGTTTGTATCGAAGCTGCTGTAGAAGCTGCCCAGGCTGAGGGCACCGCCATTCTCCCAGGGGGTGCTGCTGATACTGAAGCCGTCAAAGTCGAGAAAGATCGTCTTCGTGGCGGTCGGGTTGCTGTGCAGCTGGAACACCTTGCTCAGATCCACTCCTGCGCCAAGGGTGACCTGGCCGTCGAGCACCAGTGGCGCCTGGCCGCTGGCGGTATCCCAGGCGGCGGCGCCATCACCGCTGGTGACGGCCAGCACGCTGCAGGAGCGGCAACCGCAGGAGGGCCCTGTCGCAGCGGCGGTGGTGCCGCTCGCTTCCCCCGGCCAGGGATCGCTCAGGACCTGGTGGCTGTCTGTGGCCACCGCCGGTGAGGCGTCGATGGTGACGTTCTGCCGGAAGGCGGCGGCCTGCGCGACAGGAGCCGCATCGCTGGCCTCCAGGCCAGCAAGGGTGTTGCCTGAGCCCCGCAAGAGAGGGGAGGCCTTGGCCGTCGCCAGAACGGGCTTGATCGGGGCGGCGGGCGCCTGCGACAGGGCCGGAGCCCCATCAGCCAGCAGGGTGAGCGTTGTGTCGGAGGAACGTCTTGCTTGGCTCGATGGTTCAGGGAACAGGGCGGAAAGCGATGGTTGGCCTTTTGCGGATGCGCTGGAAGTCATTGTGATCGGAGGGTAAACAGGCAGCGTGATCCTTGGCACCTGAAGCACCCAATCCTCGAAAGGTGGGTGCTTCAGGAGATCTTGAAAGTCGTTGCGCCCAGAGCACTGGAGGGATCGACTTTTCGCCGGGGGACTGCCCGAAGGCAGGCTTTTTTCCCGTCAGAGTATCGGCGTTGTGCAGGCTGACTGCCTTTGCGCTCAGGCCAATTCCCAGGGAGAGTTGCGTGATCGAGGCTGAGCATTGGCTTGGAATTTCACCACCTCCCCTGTGATTTCGGATTCAAAAAACACTGTGGGGCGGCCGCTGTGGCCGTGCCCGGGAGGTGGAGCGATGGCTGCCCGGGCGCCATTCCCTGGTGGGGCGAGGGGCTACCCGGAGTGAGTGTTGGAGGCCCCATCCCAGTCGTGCCAAGACCTCCGGCCGAAGGCTTCCCGGCTTCCCAGCCGTGTGGGATGGCTCCCCCGAACCTGAGGCTCTGTGGACGATCGCCCTAAGCGGCTTTAAGCATGGCCACCCTCCCATGGCGGATCCACAGCCATGGCGCTGATGACCCATGGAAGGACCATCCTGCTGGGATGGTGCCACCCAGGCCAACGGGCGGCAAGTCCCAAGGAGGCAGCAGATCAAGCGAGCCGCCGGCCCCGGGCTGATGCGCCCTCGGGCCCCTCGGACTGATCGCCGTGTGCCGCACCGCCATCAGAGGCCAGGAATTCCATGGTGCCCGTCATCAGGATTGCCGTGGGTCCATCGGGGAGCCGCGGCGCCCCGAACGATGTTTTCAGAAACTCCAATCGGGAAGTCAGCCTGGTGGAAGGTGGGCGGCACGAAATGATGCAGATTCGCAATGGCGAACTCTGCCCTAATCGCCTGATGCCGTAGCGACGAATGTTGCCAGTCTGCCAACCGACCAGGAGCTCAATGTCGTCGTTCCATCGAATCAAGCCAGGGAGCCTTTTTTTTATGCAAGGGCAGGACCATGGCGCGATCAACCGCAACACGCTGCCGATACGGGTTGAGCTCAGTCTGGGTCTGTTCAGACGTGCATCCGCAGCCCCTTGATCGGAGGGTCCGTTCGGCAGTCAACGGCAACTCTGCGACGATCCCAGGAACCTGGACCCCAGTCCCTGCAAAGGGAGAAAGACATCGAGGATCCGTTCGTTCCTCAGCCTTGCTTAGGAGGCTCGTCTTCTGCGGGGACGAGTTGCTCGATATAATTGTCTTCAATAGGTCTTGAGCGGGTACCCAGCGAGAGACTTTTCGACAGTGGATTGTCCGCATCGGCCTTGTGGGCGCCCCTCAGCACCAAGAGGGTGTGCCATTCCACCAGCAGGGGCACGGAACTCCCCTTGCGCTGCGCAGCGGCGGAGAAAGCCAGGGCCAGGGCGAGGGAGGAGATCACGACTCTGACGCTCTCGCGCGCCAGCGCTTCTGTCGCCTGCCGATCCGGCTTATTGACACGGGCGATGACGGCATCGCGCACCACGGCCAGTTGCTCGAGGAGTTCCTTTTTCGTCTGCTCGAGCGAGACTCCCTTGGCTTCCAGGTTCAGGCGCACTCCACGGTTCTCCTGGTTGTCGAGCCGTTCCTGAAGATCATTGAGAGTGGGCGCCTGCACGATGATGTCGCGGAGGATGTTGAACGTTTCGTTGGCCCGCGCCAGTTGTCGTGACGCATTGGCATTGCCGGCGGCCACCGTTCTCCATGCAGCAGACATCTGCAGGGGAATGAAAAGCAGAAATCCGACCACCGCAATGATGGCCAGCCGTGCGACAAGCATGCGCCGTTTCTGAAGCACGGGGTTCTGTGGGTCGAGGTAGGCGCCAAGATGCAGCAGCCCGAGAGCAAGCAGCGGAAGGAAGGCGGTATCGAGGAGCGTGCGGATGGCCCTGAGTTGCCAGTCGGCGTTAAGCAAGGCCAGGGGCAGAAGCGCGGCCCCTGCGGCTGCGATGTAGAGGATCAGGAGGGCCAGGGAGGAAAGGCTCAACCTGTCGGCAAGAATGGATGCTTCGTAGCCCTTGAACTCCGAGGACTCATCCATGGTCTTGCGCAGGTGACGAGGAGGTGTGAGACAGGAGCGTCAGGAGCGCGTGCTGCCTGAGGTGCCAATGTCTTCTTCCCAGCCTGTCAGATCCGATGGAACGGATGGGGCCGCTGGCCCGATGGGTGCGGGCGGGCCAACCAGGGAGACATCAAGACCCTAGGGCGAGCATCGCCAATGGGCAGGACCTCGAACCGCTTGCGGACAGACTTTGCCGAAGAGCTTCTGCTCAGGGGTGGTGGCCAGGGTGGGGCTCTTCAGAGCTGACCGTGATTGGCAAGACGGGCTTTGGCCAAGCGCTTGCGCAGTTTGCGGCTCTGGAGGAAACCCGCTGCAGCGCCCAGCAAGGGGAGCGGGCCCGGAACGGCATCGCCCGGGGCTGGATCAGATCCTCGGGGCTTTCCGGTGACCTTGTCGCTGCCACCTGTAGAACTTGCAGTGTTGATTTCCTGGAATCGAGCGGCTAGGACAACGGTGCTGTTCACCACCTTGGTGTCATTAGGGGGAGGGGAAACGACCAGTCCGTTGAACAGATTGAAGAATGCGGTGGAAACGTCGCTAACGCCCGGGTTGAGGCCAGCAAAGTTGAAGGTGTATTTAACGGTTGCTGACTGCCCATTCGAAAGACCTTGAGGAACTGAGCCAGCCCCGCACTGGGTTCCGTTATTGATGTTGTTATCAGTACTTGCGCAGAAAGTGAAAGAGGGCGCCGGAGCGATCGTCAGATCGGTGGCTTGATAGAAATTGGTGCCGTTCCGGTTGTAAACGAGGGAGGACACACTCGTTGGAGTGTCAAACGCAAAACCGGTAAGAGAAGAGGAGGTGATCGGAGATCCGGAGGTATTTTTGATCGTAAGATCAAGGGTGTAGGTGCTGGGATTTGAGTCGCCCGCATCGCCGAACAGGAAATTCATCGTGCCCGTCACGCCTGTGTAGCTGTCGCCAAACGACTTGTTCAGATCGACGACGAAACTACTGGTGGCGGCGAAGGCGGATCCGCCGCTCAGCAGCGTCGACATCCCTGCCAAGGAGACGAGCGAAGCCAGAAGAGATCGCATGATAGGTGGCGGCCGGATCAGGCTTCAGACTGCTTTCACCAAAATTTTAGCAGAAGGTGAGCGGTTCTGGGCAGTG
This genomic stretch from Cyanobium gracile PCC 6307 harbors:
- the nadC gene encoding carboxylating nicotinate-nucleotide diphosphorylase, whose translation is MPPGGAPAPVLSFTPALEAQLRQWLDEDLGRGDLTAPALVGRSGRAHWVTRADGVFCGGVLVGPLLAILDPRASVRLLVGDGEPVLAGQRLLELEGPAAALVAVERTALNLAMRLSGIATATDALVRVLAGTGVRLADTRKTTPGLRVLEKYAVRCGGGCNHRLGLDDAAMLKENHLAWSGGVTAAVAAVRASAPWPARLIVEAETAAEAEAAVRAGADAVLLDDFAPAALADLVPRLRALAPAVVLEASGVRPEQLAAYAATGIDLISTSAPITRSPWLDLSMRFAATLA
- the grrM gene encoding cyclophane-forming radical SAM/SPASM peptide maturase GrrM/OscB; protein product: MTATGAPPPANPEGFGPLQLLVVQPTPYCNLDCDYCYLPNRDDRQRLSLELLEAALERVLESPYVGGDFTLLWHAGEPLTVPIAFYDEATACVRRALEGWAGEPLTIHQSVQTNATLINEAWCDCFERNGIAVGVSMDGPAFLHDVHRRTRTGLGTHAATLRGIEHLRRRRIPFQVIAVITEESLGHADALFAFFVENGITDVAFNMEETEGENRVSTLSRPRAEAAYRRFLERFWALWQEQPERMRVREFEGICSLAQADARLECTDMNNPFAIVNVDARGRISTFDPELLAVQTDTYGDFVLGHVQHDSLVSIAESAKFRRILADMRAGTERCRAECAYFGLCGGGAGSNKYWEHGTFACSETQACRYRIKITADVVLDGLEEALGLAR
- a CDS encoding DUF4079 domain-containing protein produces the protein MQTVDWLWILHPALAVVLIYPLIGMVVRLGVQARQRRVEKAKLPPTTGRDHADLGQWLSAGVVLVVLVALTVVIVTKQPAEGFTGGPGRALQLLLVLVGTVVSLLALWRVKAKGYRLVFALLTWAGVLGLGAQPEVWRLSDNPLSPEFWQSHYWAGVGVVGLMIFSLAARPEILKDLRWRRIHLSASILAAVLFVAQGITGSRDLLEIPLAWQKPTIYACDPVKRVCPPFAPPPVPAPPAGPAGS
- the grrP gene encoding extracellular substrate binding-like orphan protein GrrP, which codes for MDSPAAVAPGSLRSRRGRALALGSLACLCSLGLPARAAEAVLEQAAKTGEVLMVGPADSPPLIRMGPKGEPEGYAIDLARRIDRQLKAELGESVRIRFAPVDNTGVTVEAVASGRAGLACGVPFSWEREKLVDFSLPIGLSGLRLLTRSGGLDGSPASLAGQPIAVVEGSLGAGFLGSLQPSAKAVSFPTLPQAVTALEQKKVAGVLGDANVLAGLRHERRLSGVALVPEQPYVSYGVGCIVPENNSRLLNVVNLAIASLFQGYLEGRPDAVASVAPWFGPTGVLAVPSERMRAFFESVLISREGLQLVAPAPAPRP
- the mnmE gene encoding tRNA uridine-5-carboxymethylaminomethyl(34) synthesis GTPase MnmE, producing the protein MRPVTRGEGTDGPNPNGDTIAAIATAVAAGAGSVAIVRLSGPAAEAIGRRLFEAPGPQVWESHRVLYGHVVDPADGRRVDEALLLPMRAPRSFTREDVVEFHCHGGLVAVRRVLELVLAAGARLAGPGEFSQRAFLNGRLDLTRAEAVAEMIAARSQRAAELAMAGLDGGLQRRISGLRERLLDQLAELEARVDFEEDLPPLDGTLVRAELEAVRGELERLVAESRQGELLREGLRVAIVGRPNVGKSSLLNLLSRRERAIVTDLPGTTRDLLESDLVLDGVPLTLLDTAGIRATDDRVERLGIERSRQALAGADAVLLLFDRVAGWSAADQELRELVPEGVPLLLVGNKCDALPPGAAPTGVPSAPREAPLVTISALTGAGRDDLVAALLGLCGAGDVQGLQVALNGRQRELAAAAATSLERTLETAALDLPWDFWTIDLRGAIAGLGAITGEEVSEAVLERIFSRFCIGK
- a CDS encoding GNAT family N-acetyltransferase; amino-acid sequence: MPDIPVAPSPLIEIREADLNNPVDGAALLALMEIYARDPMGGGHDLSEFTRANLIEALARRPSAHVILAYAAQEPAGLLISLEGFSTFACRPLLNVHDLVVAEGFRRQGVARRLLQRAEVIARRLGCCKLTLEVLEGNRSAQAVYTRAGFRAYQLDPAMGRAQFWEKRLPDGD
- the grrA gene encoding GrrA/OscA1 family cyclophane-containing rSAM-modified RiPP, whose amino-acid sequence is MTNHPRSGLFGFLLLLAALAPAGAGARAVIDGPSRPATAAPSSSPLEAAPGSIDARLRRISEAMGHASGQPAGAEGRAKAPDGRLGYIFVNGGGPRFGWGNGGFRNGGWGNGGFRNGGWGNGGFRNGGWGNGGFRNGGFRNFW
- a CDS encoding DUF2062 domain-containing protein; translation: MAPFRPQSLSLPRLVRTVRRKLRQAIEWVWRQEGSHGQRARGLAAGVFMGCFPIFGFQTLLGVALASLVRGNHLLAAAGTWISNPITDIPMIWFNYQLGSLLLGPGRGWPGRLTLHHETLRQLGWDFTSRLLLGSAVVGVVAATLSGFLCLRWLERRQRAS